One Watersipora subatra chromosome 4, tzWatSuba1.1, whole genome shotgun sequence genomic window carries:
- the LOC137393131 gene encoding uncharacterized protein — protein MAEMGIKAPTLLCVMGKPPTLENWRTFKQQLKLYLIASGIPDDAEARKQAILLTLGGPELLRIYNTFDLAEDHGETLNQILVRFDNHFQPRANVLIERFKFRSAKQEMEESVDAYLVRITGLIQDCGFADNTRNEHLRDQLVYGCYDERLREKLFRNAALTFDQAKADARAHEAAREQMMIFNQASQTRSNEKHRELGANKEVVAQVVQRNFSPQGNKSCYRCGRRTHLANNCPFKDAECHQCHKKGHIKPVCRQNDQKKKPNQENGSSVKTVDSTGPSNHRSGESGDDEDGENPVYLTSEVVHATESLPKHGHPITVTCEINQVELNMEVDTGCSTTLIPDYVYDTKFKHLVLQPSNKNFYSFTGESVACKGRLWAEVRYAGWSGNLWLYVVTGARCVLLGRDWMRRLPIDWSSVLHAGGIGKIRKVCRIEASLWDVRLRPARLEGRCLVLVARRPRFLLPLLAYPYLRLQLSDNLTESGSHLRD, from the exons ATGGCAGAGATGGGAATTAAAGCTCCTACACTACTGTGTGTAATGGGAAAACCTCCCACTCTGGAAAACTGGAGAACTTTTAAACAGCAACTGAAGCTGTACCTCATTGCATCAGGTATTCCTGATGATGCTGAAGCTAGAAAGCAAGCAATCCTTCTGACACTGGGAGGTCCTGAATTGCTTcgcatatataatacatttgatTTGGCGGAGGACCACGGAGAAACACTTAATCAAATCTTAGTGAGATTTGATAATCACTTTCAACCACGAGCAAATGTGCTTATAGAACGTTTCAAATTTCGATCAGCCAAACAGGAAATGGAAGAGTCGGTTGATGCATATCTAGTACGAATCACTGGACTAATTCAAGATTGCGGTTTTGCTGACAATACACGCAATGAACATCTTAGAGATCAGCTGGTCTATGGATGTTATGATGAACGGTTGCGAGAGAAATTGTTTCGAAATGCAGCGCTGACATTTGATCAAGCCAAAGCTGATGCTAGAGCTCACGAAGCGGCACGTGAACAAATGATGATATTCAATCAGGCCAGCCAAACTCGGTCTAATGAAAAGCATCGCGAACTGGGTGCCAATAAAGAGGTCGTTGCGCAGGTAGTCCAACGAAACTTTTCACCACAAGGTAACAAGTCCTGCTACCGATGTGGCCGAAGGACCCATCTGGCCAATAACTGCCCTTTTAAGGACGCGGAATGTCATCAATGCCATAAGAAAGGTCATATAAAACCCGTGTGCCGCCAGAATGACCAGAAGAAGAAACCTAACCAGGAGAACGGCAGCAGTGTAAAAACCGTAGACAGTACTGGCCCGTCCAACCATCGAAGCGGAGAATCCGGAGATGATGAAGATGGAGAGAATCCTGTATATCTTACTTCGGAGGTAGTACACGCAACTGAAAGTTTACCTAAACATGGCCATCCAATAACTGTTACCTGTGAAATAAATCAAGTAGAGCTAAACATGGAAGTTGATACCGGATGCTCTACCACTCTAATCCCTGATTATGTGTATGACactaaatttaaacatttagttttacaaCCATCTAATaagaacttttatagttttacagGTGAATCGGTAGCCTGCAAAGGAAGGCTGTGGGCAGAGGTGCGCTATGCCGGATGGTCGGGGAATCTGTGGTTGTATGTGGTCACTGGTGCTAGATGTGTTCTTCTGGGGCGGGACTGGATGCGACGGCTTCCTATAGACTGGTCATCGGTTTTACACGCTGGAGGGATTGGCAAG ATCCGGAAAGTGTGTCGGATCGAGGCGAGTCTGTGGGATGTCCGGCTGCGCCCGGCCCGCCTGGAGGGGCGCTGCCTGGTGTTGGTGGCGCGGCGTCCGCGATTTCTCCTGCCACTCCTCGCATATCCCTACCTACGCCTACAGCTATCCGACAATCTAACCGAGAGCGGCAGCCACCTAAGAGACTGA